The DNA sequence GGATgtaaaaaataaaaaataaaaatagAAAACAAGAGATGGAAAGACTAATCTTACCGTGATGAGTCTTGGCATCTGCAGGTAATCGGCTGCCAGCCCCTGTCCATTCCGAGTTGGGTTGCTTTTTGCCCTGCCAAGGCCTCTACCATGTGCTGTTGTCTGCAGTGGTCCCTTGATGTTGGTTTCAACGGTCCATCTAACACCTAGAAGGGGAGCCATCAAGGCAATAGTGTGACTGTTTCCCCGCTTGTGGCAGTGGGATCCGGCGACTCGGAAAGGATCCAGGAAGCTGGTAGCTAAAAAGCCGCCTCACAGACGGACTATTGATTCCTTGCCACGCACATAACAGTGTCTAGTGATGTACCTAGATACCTCATTACTAATCCCAAGACATGAACTTGAGCGTCTGCCCTGCCCATCGACTAGCTACATCTTTGACCTTGGCTGTTTCGTAGATGAACCAGTCATACGGATATGCCACATTTTCCTCGCTCAGGTCGGCTTCGGGAGGGAAGCTCCCATAGGCGCCAACAACCACGACGTCTTTAATGGTAGCATAGCCTCTCCCGTCAGAGGAAAACACTGCATTTCCAGTCCCAATTCCGTCAAACACACTCTTCTCTACCAGcaccttcccaccacctccaatgTCAAGACCTCTATGTGGCTTCTCGTAGAACGAATTGAAGATATGCCCAGTGCCGGATCGGAACGACAGGGCATTGGTGACGTTCACAAAGTGGTTTCTCGCAAATGTTATGTGGAATTTGTCATTGTCCTCAAGAGCGCTGCTGTCTGGGTGCCCGATTGCCACGGCTGAATCGGAGGCGTGTGAGAAGCCGTGGAACTTGTTGTGGCTCACCGAGATGTAGTCACTGCCGCTAGTGATTCCGAGAAGCTTTCCACCCGAAGCCGAGATGTCTAGATGGTCGAGCCAGATGGAGCGGCCGTTCTGGATAGTGATAGCGtcggtcttggtgttggagatGACTAGGTTACGGATGATAACGTTGCGGCTGTCTTTTAGCAACAGGCCGATACCGCTCAGAGCTGTTAACAGCAAGTGTGGTGTGTCAGTGCTGAGCGACAAAAAAAACCTGATGTGTGAAACAACATACAGCTTCCAGGAGCACCGATAATGGTCTTACTGGACCCTACTGCAACTTGGATGCCTTCTGCCTCAATAGCCGCACCGACAATAACCACGCCTACTTCTGTTCCTGCCACGGCAGCGGTAAACTCATCCACTGTCTTGACAAAGTTGTGCTCAGCCCCCCAGCCGCCAATAGTTCTGTTCATGTGCCATTCTTGTCAGACTCGTCTTTGGCCGTGGGTAGGtccagatgatgatgatggtgggggttAATACTCACGCTCCGAACACAGAACAATAACCAATATTGCAGGCATCGTCGTATGTTgcctcttcctgctcttcccAGTTCATCTGTCTTTTCGACAGAAGACGGGGCTTGTTGATCCTGACGGCGGTGGCAACTGTGGCAGCTGTGGCCAACCAAACAAGGGAGTGTGCAGTACGCATCTCTGTTTGACGATTTCTTATGACTTCAGGCGTCACGGATCCTTGTAATCTTGTTTGATCAATGTGGGAAAAGTCACCCCTTCTTAAAGGGAGTTGCTGGGTGCGGGGGCAAGCGCTCAAAGTTCATGGGGTACCTGCATCTCATCAACACGTCTGATAGTCTGTTTCCCCCGCTTCATTTACCATGTGTGACGTTTGTCTTGGAGAATGGTGCTTTCAGTGGAATATATTAATGACTGGAACATTCTTCGAGGCTTAAACGGGTAATTTGACTTCATGCGACACCAAGCCTGGTAAATGGTCCGGCTTGAAGGGCTGCGCCAAGAGATCTACATTTTGATTTTGACGTTCCGCAGCGGTGTTTCTTTAAAGCCCGTTTCCCAGTGAAAGTAAGCCAGGAGTTTGGGTACCTATCTAGGTGTAAGAGTTGAAATCAGGCCTATATCCGGGGACAGGCCCGACGGAAGGGCTGAGAGTGGACAAACTACCCCCAAACATCGTCTCCCGTTGTTGCAGCCCAGCATGTGCCTTCCACGTGGTCTGATATTATAATATATTTCAAAGATTATTTGCTATGTTATAAACAAAGCACTAGGTAGCAGCAAGAACATATCAATCCAGCAATTTATATCCTTCTTACCATGTTCGTCATGGCCAGCACTTCACATAGTAAGGTGCCTTTATAGGTAGACGCtcgcatcaacaccaaccccgccatgtTCCCGAACCTGTTCACCTACACGGGAAGGACCCAGGCCAAGGATAAACAGGTATGCTTTCAGATCCTCAATCTTTCTTTTCAGCCAATCTAGGCTATTCTCAATATCGCCGTCCTGGTAGGCGAGGGGAAATCCAGCCTCAACAATCACAACCTTTCTCTCctgctctccttcctctttttcctcGAGGAGGggctccatctccatggTCTTATCTTTGATTTGGTactcaatctccttcttaTCCTCAGCGAGCTGAGCCAAGGTGAGCTTCATAGGTCCCACTACCTGAGCGGCCAGGGCGGGGTGGTTTTCCTGCCAGACCTTGAACTCGACAGCTTCCAGGCCTGCCTGCGTCATTTGCCTCTTTGATTCAATGTTGACCAACATCTCGCGGCGCTCGGCAAGGAACTTTGTGGCATCTTCGAGCTGACTTGTAACTTTCCCCAGAGCCTGATCAATCTTGGCAAGGCGCTGCTGGTGACTAGCCATTGCAACCATCAGATCCTGGTACTGATGGAGCTTCTGCACAAAGCTGGATTTGGTGGCATCAACAAGGAACGAGATGGCTTCGTCTTCTTTGTAGGCAACGGGAGCGGCAGTGTTGACGGGTTGGTAGGCGTCACTGCTGGCATTGGGTGTTTCCTGATCAGTACGGCGGCGCTTTCGACTGGCTGCTTGGTCGCTATCAGTCTCGGCAGCAAGGTCTGAGTCTTCGGCCCCGTTCTGGAATGCCAACAGCTGTTGCGCAGCGGACATGTCGGTGAAGACAACAGGCTTTTGGCCATTGGTATGTCCGTTAGTTTGGCCATCGACTGTTGCCGCCGGGGTGGCCGGTGTATCATCATTGACTGGAGAAATCTCGTCATTGGCTGCTGGCACATTGCTGGGGGCcgagggtgggggtgaaTCATGAAGGCGCCTTTTCCTGACAGAGGTGCGGGTTGAGCGACGACTCGGCATCATGGGCACGCCGTCATCAGTCTCAGGCGTTAGCTGAAAGGTTGAAGTGACGTGCTGCAAGCCGGGGTCAATGTCCAGGTTGGGCGGTTGCGGGACGGCAGCGGCAATGATGGTATCGCCCTGATCTTGCTGTTGGTCGGGATGCTGCCCCTGCCACGGGTCTTCTTCCTGTTGGATGTTTTGAAACTGCTGGAGCTGCCGATGCTCTTGGGCGCTCTCTTGGACTTGAGCGGGTCCAGGCCCATGAATGACGGGACTTGTGCTAGGGCTCTTGCGGCGGTTGCGCGCGCTTCGAACTCGGCCCAAGCCAGGAAGTAAGCGTGGCCTGACCCCTTCAGGTATTCATCTATTAGAAACTGCGTCGATTCAAAAGCGATTcagaaggaaaaaaacaaaaaaacaaaacgccAAGGGGTCGTCTTACCTTCTCGGCTGAAGACCTCTCGGCAGTAAATctcatcagcctcctcaatGTCGGTGGGGATCCAGCGGTTTGGGTCGGAAGGAACACGAGGCAGGCCACGCGAAGGGTTCTGGGCGTGGCCGAGATAGAGAAGTCGCTTAGCTTCATCATAATCCAGAATCTGGCGTTCCCGGGACCAATAATTGATTTGTCCCCAAACGGCCTGCGACGAcgtgttgttgaagtcggCGAGAAGCGCGGCGCGCGAGAGCCTGTAGCGTTGGCATAGAGTCTCCAGAGCCTGAATGGCCCTAGGGTTCAtggcctcctcgccgccctggGGTGCCATGGCTGACTAACAATGCTGCTGTACAGTGGCAGAATCGGCGTCACGCTTGGAGTCACGATGAAATGATGAACAATTACGAGGCAAGTTGAGTTTGCTACTATGCGTCTGCAGCGTTTCCGCTGTTTTCCCGACACGCTAAGTTACTCGGTGCACCGTGCACGGCCCTGCCACACCAATCTTGGCAGCCCAGCTCTGTCCGGCCGTCGAACACCTATCCATTGCCAATCTTGGCAGACTCGGCTGCTTGCCAGAAGTGTCTCGCACTGGCAAACGCCAAGCTCCAGGTGGCTTTTGTCTGGCGACCGTTTGGAACAAACAAGACATcaggtagataggtaggcAAGGCCCAGAGGTCATGATTAATAAGAGAAGTAAGGCTTTTTGATCTAGTCATGATCATCGCCCGGACCCTGCCGCCATAACAGCCACTGTTCGGGTGTTTACGGCAGACCTTCCTTCTTCCATTCTTGAGGCCTTCAGCTGGATTCCTCCCATGGGCAACAAAAAGTGGGTCGTCGCACCACCATCGTGCCATCTGGTCTTGTGCCACACCACACAGGCTGGAATCATCAGCACACTTGGGACTTGTCTGGTGCCAACATGGACTTATGCCTGGAACGAGATGCTGTTCTCAGTCCATCTTGGCGATGTAGCTGACAATATTTCGTGGGAGTGGGAGCCAAACAGAAAATAGATTAAGAGCCTCTGTCTCCCGCTCTCAATTCAGTACCTAGGTCTCACAGCATCACAGCATCACAGCATCACAGCATCACAGCATCGCAGCATCACAGCATCACAGCAtcacaacatcaccaaggcTCAAAGACAATCAAAGACAAGTTACCTACATCAAGCAACTAAAACATGCCCGCCTTTCGTCCAACTCCCCGCCTGTCGGCCGCTGCCCTTCCCAatccttcttccctccccagAGCAGTTCCCAAGGGAGTAGCAGCCAATGTTGTTGTTCCAGGCATCGTGGTGGCGGCATCAGGTAGCTCCCATCTCGCATCATTTCCCTTCCGAACGCTCGCTGATCCGGTTGGTTTTATAGTATACGGCGTAATCAGCTACATCAAAAACCAACTGCAACATGAGTCATCCACCATCGACAAGATGTTTGCCCAAAAAAACACCCCCGCCGTGGAAGAATCGAGACGGAGAAGTCTCTTGGTGGATACTGAAGGCGACCCGAGGAGAACGCCCTACAACATTCTGAACTGGAAATAGAGGATGCGAGATTGTTTTGCTTTTAGGGACTGGGAGTGGCGCTGGTTGGATTTAGTCAGCATAGGTAGCCTGTGGCATTTTGGGTTTTGTGCAAAGGGAAGGTGGCTCAAATAATATGAATTTTCTACCTATGACTAGGTACTGTACAACACCAACACATGCATATCCGTACATTCCCTTTCAGTGACTCTAATCTCTGCCGCACTAGGCCCAGTCAAGATACCTCGCCCCGTCTCTCCAGATTCCTGCCAATCTCACCAAACCTCAATGCCACCCAGATCGCCCAGATTTCTGGTTCTCGGCCGATACTCCAAGCGCAGGCTCGGATCAACCCCAAGACCAAAGCCCAGTGTTCTTGGCTTTGGGGCTGCAGCTCCCTCGGGTAGTCGCCAGTCATATCTCAGCAACAAGTGAACAAGCGCAATCTTGACTTCATTCCCCGCGAAAAAGCGCCCAGGACAGGCATGCTGTCCGTGTCCAAAGCCCATGTGCTCAGGGCTGGTGCTAACCAACTGCGCAACGTGCTCGCTGCCTGGAACAGATCGCATCTTCAGAAAGCGGTTGCCATCCCACGAGTCAGCTCCAGGATAAGCAGCTGGATCCCACATGCGCTCTGCTGACACGGCAATCGTGGCACCCTTGGGAATGTAGGTGCCGTCTGACAAGGTGAGGGGCGCTGTAGCCACACGACGCATCGAGACAAGGCCGATTGGCTTGATCCGCTGGCTCTCTTTGATCACGCTGTCCAAAAGCTTCATGTTGTAAAGCGAGTTCTTGGTCCAGTCACCCTCCCGAAGAGCCGACTCGATCTCTTCGCGCAGAGGGTCAATCATGTCAGGATGCTGGACCAAATCGGCCAAAACCTGCACTGTCAGATCGGTCGTGGTATGGATGGCTGCCATGCTCATGACAAGCTGCGCAATGACAGGATCATACGGTTTGCCTTGTGCCTCGCGCTCGAACCTATTGTTGTACACACCAGTTAACTCTAATAAGCAAAGACTTCTCACAGAGCAAAGACAGTCGCAGAACGTACCATTCAATAGCATCGTCGTCAAAATTGCCGTTGCCGGCCATTTTTTGtgctcttctcttttccagAACAGGCCCAATGATCCGTCTTGCCTCCTGGACATGCACTCTTGCTTTTTGGCAAGACGGCATAAACCAGTGTGCCAGAAACCGCACAGGCTTGGGGACGAAACGTAACTCAATAGCCGCGCGCATAGCATCAGCTGTGTAGTCGCGTGTGACCTTGAGCCAGTCTTCATTTCGGCAGAGCTCGCTGCCTAGAAACACGCGAGAGGAGATGCGTGCAATGAGGTGTAGGATTGTATCGCGAATCTCGACGGGCTGCCATGTTGCACTCGCCATCGTATGGGGTAGTAGCTCATCAAGCGCGAGTCTCGTTTCTTCTGCCAGAGGCTCGGTCACCTTGTCTGAAGGTAACCACAAGTCAGTCCTTGCCACCCCAATCCCAAACAAAAAATCCGATACACTTACTCAGGTGCTTTGTCAGATCGCGCACTATGACTGCCTGCACAATCCTCGAATCCCTGGCACCCTCTCTGAAGCCTTCAAACCCCGGTAGGCTCGCGTGGAACGAGTTGTAAATAAACTCTCCAAAGCTCAACCGGGGGTCGTTTTTGATTTCATTGGCCAGTCGGACGGGCAAGATGATGACATCGCCCACATCTGCCGTGACCCGGACTGCcttgtcggggttggtgtggaACCACTGACGAATGATGGTGTAGGATGTGGTGAAGAACTCCTTGCGGATGCGAGTTTTGGTCAGCTCCGTCACAGccttggggttgaggtgaggAAATCGGGATAGATGGCGATTTCGAAGTGTGTCTCGAAGGAGGAAAGCACCAGTGAAGAGGACAAACAAGTAAAGGTAGTAATGAGCGTCGAGAAAGTCAGTTGGTGAAACCATCATGGCCATAATTCAAGCTGCCAGAACAGCAGCCGATGGTGTTTTGGCAGATGGAAAGGATAAAGACCTGGAACACGGGAAAAATCAGTCGAGCTCTGTATGAAATATATATAGTCCTGTTGAGAAAAAGCACAAACACTTATGATTCTGGTGGAGACATGGCAAGTCTTTGCACAACTCACATCGTGATCCAGGCACCCGAATGGAACAAGGCAGCCTCCTACTTATTTTGGAACGAGCATATTGCATGCGAACAACCATTGCTACGTTGATCTGTTCGCCTGCATCCCTTCCTCGACAAATCTCAACGTCCACGTTTCCTTGATCCTGGCATCGACGTAATCTGTGGGTTACTCCGGGATTACCCGTCCAAAAGAACGGCAATCATTGGCCTAAGAGGGTTACTGGATCGCCAAAGTCGCATCTGCCACACAAGCCAGGATTCTAGCCTCCATCACGGGATGAACATCTGCCGTAAACAGCGGGAGCTTGGATAACCCGTGCACAACTTGCACAACTTGCTCTGCATAAATCGAGGTGGCGACATGCTAATGCATGGAGTT is a window from the Podospora pseudocomata strain CBS 415.72m chromosome 6, whole genome shotgun sequence genome containing:
- a CDS encoding hypothetical protein (COG:H; CAZy:PL1; EggNog:ENOG503NUJG), giving the protein MRTAHSLVWLATAATVATAVRINKPRLLSKRQMNWEEQEEATYDDACNIGYCSVFGATIGGWGAEHNFVKTVDEFTAAVAGTEVGVVIVGAAIEAEGIQVAVGSSKTIIGAPGSSLSGIGLLLKDSRNVIIRNLVISNTKTDAITIQNGRSIWLDHLDISASGGKLLGITSGSDYISVSHNKFHGFSHASDSAVAIGHPDSSALEDNDKFHITFARNHFVNVTNALSFRSGTGHIFNSFYEKPHRGLDIGGGGKVLVEKSVFDGIGTGNAVFSSDGRGYATIKDVVVVGAYGSFPPEADLSEENVAYPYDWFIYETAKVKDVASRWAGQTLKFMSWD
- a CDS encoding hypothetical protein (EggNog:ENOG503PAAH; COG:Q); this translates as MAMMVSPTDFLDAHYYLYLFVLFTGAFLLRDTLRNRHLSRFPHLNPKAVTELTKTRIRKEFFTTSYTIIRQWFHTNPDKAVRVTADVGDVIILPVRLANEIKNDPRLSFGEFIYNSFHASLPGFEGFREGARDSRIVQAVIVRDLTKHLNKVTEPLAEETRLALDELLPHTMASATWQPVEIRDTILHLIARISSRVFLGSELCRNEDWLKVTRDYTADAMRAAIELRFVPKPVRFLAHWFMPSCQKARVHVQEARRIIGPVLEKRRAQKMAGNGNFDDDAIEWFEREAQGKPYDPVIAQLVMSMAAIHTTTDLTVQVLADLVQHPDMIDPLREEIESALREGDWTKNSLYNMKLLDSVIKESQRIKPIGLVSMRRVATAPLTLSDGTYIPKGATIAVSAERMWDPAAYPGADSWDGNRFLKMRSVPGSEHVAQLVSTSPEHMGFGHGQHACPGRFFAGNEVKIALVHLLLRYDWRLPEGAAAPKPRTLGFGLGVDPSLRLEYRPRTRNLGDLGGIEVW
- a CDS encoding hypothetical protein (EggNog:ENOG503PHC5) — encoded protein: MPAFRPTPRLSAAALPNPSSLPRAVPKGVAANVVVPGIVVAASVYGVISYIKNQLQHESSTIDKMFAQKNTPAVEESRRRSLLVDTEGDPRRTPYNILNWK